A genomic region of Mycolicibacterium poriferae contains the following coding sequences:
- a CDS encoding GntR family transcriptional regulator, with product MPKKYGVKEKDLVVSHVVNLVLTGRLRSGDRLDRNEIAQELGLSRVPVQEAVVQLEHDGILSTRYHRGAYVERFDESTVREHHELYGVLSGLASSRAAQASDPEIVAALDEQMSAMRGGRDSRTFDTHARMFRNIVNGEYAGPRLQAIIDSSQTMIPQAFWETYLGHRDELLPCYEAELAAIRDGDPDAAKGACAQRAAVMARILVAELVRRGVLRPTALEQPDGPR from the coding sequence ATGCCGAAGAAGTATGGGGTCAAAGAGAAGGACCTCGTGGTCTCACACGTGGTCAATTTGGTCCTGACCGGCAGGCTCCGGTCGGGAGATCGCCTGGACCGCAACGAGATCGCCCAGGAGCTCGGCCTGAGTCGCGTTCCGGTCCAAGAAGCGGTGGTGCAGCTCGAACACGACGGCATCCTGTCGACCCGCTACCACCGCGGCGCCTACGTCGAGCGTTTCGACGAGTCCACGGTCCGCGAACACCACGAGTTGTACGGAGTGCTCAGCGGCCTGGCCTCGTCGCGCGCCGCTCAAGCCTCCGACCCGGAGATCGTCGCCGCCCTCGACGAGCAGATGTCGGCGATGCGCGGCGGCAGAGACTCCCGCACCTTCGACACCCACGCCCGGATGTTCCGCAACATCGTCAACGGTGAATACGCCGGGCCGCGGCTGCAGGCGATCATCGACTCGTCGCAGACGATGATTCCGCAGGCCTTCTGGGAGACTTATCTGGGCCATCGCGACGAGCTGCTGCCCTGCTACGAGGCGGAGCTCGCGGCGATTCGCGACGGCGACCCGGACGCGGCGAAGGGTGCGTGTGCGCAGCGAGCGGCGGTGATGGCGCGGATCCTGGTGGCCGAACTGGTCCGTCGCGGGGTGCTGCGGCCGACGGCACTGGAGCAGCCGGACGGCCCACGTTGA
- a CDS encoding MarR family winged helix-turn-helix transcriptional regulator, whose amino-acid sequence MVEADAQVSELAGELQRVLSKVLAVLRHTGRTSTSGDLTLAQLSILLTLFDQGPMRMTELAAHERVRTPTTTVAIRRLEKLGLVKRSRDPSDLRAVLVDITPEGLAQHREALASRQAHLASLISKLNGEELEALAKALAPLERIAE is encoded by the coding sequence ATGGTCGAAGCAGATGCACAGGTCAGCGAGCTCGCCGGAGAGCTGCAGCGCGTGCTGTCCAAGGTGCTGGCCGTGCTGCGGCACACCGGGCGAACCTCGACGTCAGGGGATCTGACCCTGGCCCAGCTGTCCATCCTTCTCACGCTGTTCGACCAGGGCCCGATGCGCATGACGGAACTGGCCGCGCATGAGCGGGTCCGCACCCCCACGACCACGGTGGCGATCCGCCGGCTCGAGAAGCTCGGGCTGGTGAAACGATCCCGGGACCCCTCGGATCTGCGTGCCGTGCTCGTCGACATCACCCCCGAAGGTCTGGCCCAGCATCGAGAAGCACTGGCCTCGCGGCAGGCGCATCTGGCGTCCCTGATCAGCAAGCTCAACGGCGAGGAACTCGAGGCGCTGGCCAAGGCGCTGGCACCGCTCGAGCGGATCGCCGAGTAG
- the ggh gene encoding glucosylglycerate hydrolase: MPHDPSFTPTQLAARAAYLLRGNDLGVMTTAAPLLYPHMWSWDAAFVSIGLAPLSVERAVVELDTLLSAQWRNGMIPHIVFANGVDGYFPGPARWACSALAANAPGARHTSGITQPPVHAIAVQRILDHARTRGRSTRAVAESFLDRRWAELVRWHRWLAECRDLNERGRVTLYHGWESGMDNSPRWDAAYANVVPGDVPEYQREDNKINTDASQRPSDLEYDRYLWLVEEMKAARYDDELMSKSVSFAVEDVFVSAILSVACQVLAEIGEDYKRPHADVRDLYAWADRFRSGVIETTDQRTGAARDYDVRADRWIATETVAQFAPLLCGGLPHDRERALLRLLEGPRFCGHPDLAYALIPSTSPVSRDFRPREYWRGPVWPVMTWLFAWCFARRGWAERSSFLRREGLRQASDGTFAEYYEPFTGEPLGSMQQSWTAAAVLDWLG, from the coding sequence ATGCCCCACGATCCCAGTTTCACGCCCACGCAGCTCGCGGCCCGCGCAGCCTATCTGTTGCGGGGCAATGACCTCGGTGTGATGACCACCGCGGCCCCGCTGCTGTATCCCCATATGTGGAGCTGGGACGCCGCGTTCGTGTCCATCGGACTGGCTCCGCTGTCGGTCGAGCGGGCGGTGGTGGAACTCGACACGCTGCTGTCGGCGCAGTGGCGCAACGGCATGATCCCGCACATCGTGTTCGCCAACGGCGTCGACGGCTACTTTCCTGGGCCGGCCCGGTGGGCCTGCTCGGCGCTGGCGGCCAACGCCCCGGGGGCCCGGCACACATCCGGGATCACCCAGCCGCCGGTGCATGCGATCGCCGTGCAACGCATCCTCGACCACGCCCGCACCCGTGGCCGGTCCACCCGTGCGGTCGCGGAGTCGTTCCTGGACCGCCGTTGGGCGGAGCTGGTGCGCTGGCACCGCTGGCTCGCCGAATGCCGCGACCTCAACGAACGGGGCCGGGTGACGCTGTATCACGGTTGGGAGTCCGGGATGGACAACTCACCCCGGTGGGACGCCGCCTACGCGAACGTGGTGCCCGGCGACGTGCCGGAGTACCAGCGCGAAGACAACAAGATCAACACCGATGCCAGCCAGCGCCCCAGCGACCTCGAGTACGACCGGTACCTCTGGCTGGTCGAGGAGATGAAAGCGGCCCGCTACGACGACGAACTGATGTCGAAGTCGGTGAGCTTCGCCGTCGAGGACGTCTTCGTCTCGGCGATCCTGTCGGTGGCCTGTCAGGTGCTCGCCGAGATCGGTGAGGACTACAAACGCCCGCACGCCGACGTGCGAGACCTGTATGCGTGGGCCGACCGGTTCCGGTCGGGGGTCATCGAGACCACCGACCAGAGAACCGGCGCGGCAAGGGATTACGATGTGCGAGCGGACAGGTGGATCGCCACCGAGACGGTCGCGCAGTTCGCGCCGCTGCTCTGCGGAGGTCTGCCGCACGACCGGGAGAGGGCCCTGCTGCGTCTGCTGGAGGGGCCGCGGTTCTGCGGTCACCCGGATCTGGCGTACGCGTTGATCCCGTCGACGTCACCGGTGTCGCGCGACTTCCGGCCGCGCGAGTACTGGCGCGGTCCGGTGTGGCCGGTGATGACGTGGTTGTTCGCGTGGTGCTTCGCGCGGCGGGGGTGGGCCGAGCGGTCCTCGTTCCTGCGGCGGGAGGGCCTGCGCCAAGCCAGCGACGGCACCTTCGCGGAGTACTACGAGCCGTTCACCGGTGAACCGCTGGGCAGCATGCAGCAGTCGTGGACCGCGGCCGCGGTACTGGACTGGCTGGGCTGA
- a CDS encoding SDR family oxidoreductase: MPTAMITGASGGLGSALADALAPTHTLLLAGRPSPRLDAVAERLGATTWPMDLADPDSLAAVVEPIVELDVLIHNAGVAYPGRVAETSVDEWRSSMAVNVIGAVALTLELLPALRAAQGHVVFINSGSGINPSPGLASYSASKFALRGFAGSLRADEPSLRVTSIHPGRIATAMQEDLVAYEGRDYDPDQFLSPQTVARVTADAVNAPRDAHVHEVIVRPR; this comes from the coding sequence GTGCCTACCGCCATGATCACCGGTGCCTCCGGCGGACTGGGCTCCGCCCTGGCCGACGCGCTGGCCCCCACCCACACGCTGCTGCTCGCCGGCCGCCCGTCCCCCCGCCTCGATGCCGTCGCCGAGCGCCTCGGCGCCACCACATGGCCGATGGATCTCGCCGACCCGGACTCGCTGGCCGCGGTCGTGGAACCGATCGTCGAGCTCGACGTGCTCATCCACAACGCCGGGGTGGCCTACCCAGGCCGGGTCGCTGAGACCTCGGTGGACGAGTGGCGCTCCTCCATGGCCGTCAACGTCATCGGCGCGGTGGCGCTGACCCTGGAGCTGCTGCCCGCGCTGCGCGCGGCGCAGGGCCATGTGGTGTTCATCAACTCCGGGTCGGGTATCAATCCGTCCCCCGGGCTGGCGTCGTATTCGGCGAGCAAGTTCGCGCTGCGCGGATTCGCCGGTTCGCTGCGCGCCGACGAACCGTCCCTGCGTGTCACCTCGATCCATCCGGGCCGCATCGCGACCGCGATGCAGGAGGATCTGGTCGCCTACGAGGGCCGCGACTACGACCCCGACCAGTTCTTGAGCCCGCAGACCGTCGCCCGGGTCACTGCGGACGCCGTCAACGCTCCCCGTGACGCCCATGTCCACGAGGTGATCGTCCGCCCGCGGTGA
- the leuS gene encoding leucine--tRNA ligase produces MTETPTAQPAADADTPRYRYTAELAGDIERGWQQEWQARGTFDVANPVGSLAPADSAALPIDKRVPADKMFVQDMFPYPSGEGLHVGHPLGYIATDVYARYFRMTGRNVLHALGFDAFGLPAEQYAIQTGTHPRTRTEANIVNFRRQLGRLGLGHDSRRSFSTTDVDYYKWTQWIFLQIYNAWFDPEIGRARPIAELIAEFDAGRRPLADGRDWSALSAGERADVVDGHRLVYLSDSVVNWCPGLGTVLANEEVTADGRSERGNFPVFRKRLRQWMMRITAYSDRLLEDLDVLDWPDKVKTMQRNWIGRSTGASVLFGTDAGDIEVFTTRPDTLFGATYMVLAPEHDLVDALATPTWPDGVDARWTFGAATPVEAVAAYRAAIAAKSDLERQENKTKTGVFLGSYAVNPANGQQVPVFIADYVLAGYGTGAIMAVPSGDQRDWDFATEFGLPIVEVVSGGDVTEAAYTGDGELVNSGFLDGMTVGQAKAAITDKLAADGRGWARVEYKLRDWLFARQRYWGEPFPIVYDADGRAHPLPESLLPVELPDVPDYSPVLFDPDDAGSEPSPPLAKATDWVNVELDLGDGVQKYTRDTNVMPQWAGSSWYELRYTDPHNQDQMCAAENEAYWMGPRPAEHGPDDPGGVDLYVGGVEHAVLHLLYSRFWHKVLHDLGHVSSREPYRRLVNQGYIQAFAYTDPRGAYVPAAEVVERDGRFFWLGPDGEIEVKQEFGKIGKSLKNSVSPDEICDNYGADTLRVYEMSMGPLEASRPWATKDVVGAHRFLQRVWRLVVSEDSGATVATDDELDDATLRLLHRTIAGVADDYAALRNNTAAAKLIEFTNHLTKQSVTSRAALEPLVLMLAPLAPHLAEELWRRLGHEASLAHGPFPVADETYLVEDSVEYPVQVNGKVRGRVTVAADADSDAVQAAALAEEKVVAFLDGRTPKKVIVVPGRLVNVVL; encoded by the coding sequence GTGACCGAAACGCCGACCGCGCAGCCTGCCGCCGACGCCGACACCCCCCGGTACCGCTACACCGCCGAGCTTGCCGGGGACATCGAGCGCGGCTGGCAGCAGGAGTGGCAGGCCCGCGGAACGTTCGACGTGGCCAACCCGGTCGGCTCGCTGGCCCCCGCCGACAGTGCGGCGCTGCCCATCGACAAGAGGGTGCCCGCCGACAAGATGTTCGTCCAGGACATGTTCCCCTATCCGTCCGGTGAGGGTCTGCATGTCGGGCACCCGCTCGGCTACATCGCGACCGACGTCTACGCCCGCTACTTCCGGATGACCGGCCGTAATGTGTTGCACGCGTTGGGTTTCGATGCGTTCGGGTTGCCCGCCGAGCAGTACGCGATCCAGACCGGAACCCACCCGCGCACCCGCACCGAGGCCAACATCGTCAACTTCCGGCGCCAGCTCGGACGACTCGGGTTGGGCCACGACTCGCGGCGTAGCTTCTCCACCACCGACGTCGACTACTACAAGTGGACCCAGTGGATCTTCCTGCAGATCTACAACGCCTGGTTCGATCCCGAGATCGGCCGGGCCCGCCCGATCGCCGAACTGATCGCCGAGTTCGACGCGGGGAGACGCCCGCTCGCGGACGGGCGGGACTGGTCGGCGCTGAGTGCCGGCGAGCGCGCCGACGTCGTCGACGGGCACCGCCTGGTCTACCTGTCCGACTCGGTGGTCAACTGGTGCCCCGGGTTGGGCACCGTGCTGGCCAACGAGGAGGTCACCGCCGACGGACGCAGCGAGCGGGGCAATTTCCCCGTGTTCCGGAAGAGGTTGCGGCAGTGGATGATGCGGATCACCGCGTACTCCGACCGGCTGCTCGAGGATCTCGATGTGCTGGATTGGCCGGACAAGGTCAAGACCATGCAGCGCAACTGGATCGGGCGTTCCACCGGAGCCTCGGTGCTGTTCGGCACCGACGCCGGCGACATCGAGGTGTTCACCACCCGTCCGGACACGTTGTTCGGGGCCACCTACATGGTGCTGGCCCCCGAACACGACCTGGTGGACGCCCTCGCTACGCCGACCTGGCCAGACGGCGTCGATGCACGCTGGACGTTCGGGGCGGCGACGCCGGTGGAAGCGGTTGCCGCCTACCGGGCGGCGATCGCGGCTAAGTCCGATTTGGAACGGCAGGAGAACAAGACCAAGACGGGGGTGTTCCTGGGCTCCTATGCGGTGAATCCGGCCAACGGCCAACAGGTTCCGGTGTTCATCGCCGACTATGTGTTGGCCGGTTACGGTACCGGCGCGATCATGGCGGTGCCCAGTGGTGACCAGCGCGACTGGGACTTCGCCACCGAGTTCGGGCTGCCGATCGTCGAAGTCGTCTCGGGCGGTGACGTCACCGAGGCGGCGTACACCGGTGACGGGGAGCTGGTGAACTCCGGTTTCCTCGACGGGATGACTGTCGGGCAGGCCAAGGCAGCCATCACCGACAAGCTGGCCGCCGACGGCCGCGGGTGGGCGCGCGTCGAATACAAGTTGCGTGACTGGCTTTTCGCTCGGCAGCGGTACTGGGGCGAGCCGTTCCCGATCGTCTACGACGCCGACGGGCGGGCGCACCCGCTGCCGGAATCGTTGTTGCCGGTGGAACTTCCGGACGTGCCGGACTACTCGCCGGTGCTGTTCGATCCCGACGATGCCGGCAGCGAACCGTCGCCTCCGCTGGCCAAGGCCACCGACTGGGTCAACGTCGAGCTCGACCTCGGCGACGGGGTCCAGAAGTACACCCGCGACACCAATGTGATGCCGCAGTGGGCCGGAAGCTCCTGGTACGAACTGCGATACACCGATCCGCACAACCAGGACCAGATGTGCGCCGCGGAGAACGAGGCGTACTGGATGGGTCCTCGGCCGGCCGAGCACGGCCCCGACGATCCGGGTGGTGTCGACCTGTACGTGGGTGGTGTCGAGCACGCGGTGCTGCACCTGCTGTATTCGAGGTTCTGGCACAAGGTACTTCACGACCTGGGCCACGTCAGCTCTCGTGAGCCCTACCGGCGTCTGGTCAACCAGGGTTACATCCAGGCGTTCGCCTACACCGACCCGCGCGGCGCCTACGTGCCCGCCGCCGAGGTGGTGGAACGGGACGGCCGCTTCTTCTGGCTGGGACCCGACGGCGAGATCGAGGTCAAGCAGGAGTTCGGCAAGATCGGCAAGAGCCTGAAGAACTCGGTCTCACCGGACGAGATCTGCGACAACTACGGCGCCGACACGTTGCGCGTCTACGAGATGTCGATGGGTCCGCTGGAGGCTTCGCGGCCGTGGGCGACCAAAGATGTTGTCGGAGCGCACCGTTTCCTCCAGCGGGTGTGGCGGCTGGTGGTCTCCGAGGACAGCGGCGCCACGGTGGCCACGGACGACGAGCTCGACGATGCCACGCTGCGGCTGCTGCACCGCACGATCGCAGGCGTGGCAGACGACTACGCCGCGCTGCGCAACAACACCGCGGCGGCCAAGCTGATCGAGTTCACCAACCACTTGACCAAGCAGTCGGTGACCAGCCGGGCCGCGCTCGAGCCGCTGGTGCTGATGCTCGCGCCGCTGGCGCCGCACCTGGCCGAGGAGCTGTGGCGGCGCCTCGGCCACGAGGCGTCGTTGGCGCACGGGCCGTTCCCGGTCGCCGACGAGACCTATCTGGTCGAGGACAGCGTGGAGTACCCGGTTCAGGTCAACGGCAAGGTGCGCGGCCGGGTCACCGTCGCCGCGGACGCCGACAGTGACGCGGTGCAGGCCGCGGCGCTGGCCGAGGAGAAAGTCGTGGCGTTCCTCGACGGCCGGACCCCGAAGAAGGTCATCGTGGTCCCCGGCCGACTGGTCAACGTGGTCCTGTAG
- a CDS encoding LpqN/LpqT family lipoprotein: protein MSEITRQWRVMAGGIGACAAGVAGVLGLAGTTASAQPAIPQPPLPAPAPATVTQTVTVAPQAGDQALAQAGATPAAAGPAAVPAGISSPALPAPPPSTIAPATSGTLREFFAANNVTLEPQSSIGFRALNIVLPMPRGWEHVPDPNVPDAFAVIADRVGGNGLYTSNAQIVVYKLLGEFDPKEAISHGLVDSQQLPAWRSTDASLADFGGMPSSLIEGTYRENTMTLNTSRRHVIATSGADRYLVSLSVTTSVDQVVAAADATEAIVKGFKVSVPGATPPAPAAAPPAPAAPPAPAAPAAAPPAPAVPAAVAAPQMLGLQG, encoded by the coding sequence ATGAGCGAAATCACCCGCCAGTGGCGGGTCATGGCAGGAGGAATCGGGGCGTGCGCCGCAGGCGTCGCCGGAGTCCTCGGTTTGGCGGGCACGACCGCGTCGGCGCAGCCGGCGATCCCCCAGCCGCCGCTGCCCGCTCCAGCACCCGCGACCGTCACCCAAACGGTCACCGTGGCGCCGCAGGCCGGCGATCAGGCCCTGGCCCAGGCCGGGGCGACCCCAGCAGCGGCAGGTCCCGCCGCCGTCCCGGCCGGCATCAGCTCCCCCGCCCTGCCCGCGCCGCCCCCGTCGACCATCGCGCCGGCGACCTCGGGCACACTGCGGGAGTTCTTCGCCGCCAACAACGTCACCCTCGAGCCGCAGTCCAGCATCGGATTCCGCGCGCTGAACATCGTGCTGCCCATGCCCCGCGGCTGGGAACACGTGCCCGATCCCAACGTCCCCGACGCGTTCGCCGTGATCGCCGACCGGGTCGGCGGCAACGGCCTCTACACATCCAACGCCCAGATCGTGGTCTACAAGCTGCTCGGAGAGTTCGACCCGAAGGAAGCCATCAGCCACGGCCTCGTCGACAGCCAACAGCTGCCGGCCTGGCGGTCCACCGACGCCTCGCTGGCCGACTTCGGCGGGATGCCGTCGTCGCTGATCGAAGGGACCTACCGGGAGAACACGATGACGCTGAACACCTCGCGGCGCCACGTCATCGCCACCTCCGGCGCGGACCGCTACCTCGTGTCGCTGTCGGTGACCACCAGCGTCGACCAGGTCGTCGCCGCCGCCGACGCCACCGAGGCGATCGTCAAGGGTTTCAAGGTCAGCGTCCCCGGCGCCACCCCACCTGCACCGGCGGCCGCCCCGCCGGCACCCGCCGCACCGCCGGCGCCGGCCGCGCCCGCCGCGGCACCTCCAGCTCCCGCCGTCCCCGCAGCGGTCGCCGCGCCGCAGATGTTGGGACTGCAGGGATAG
- a CDS encoding YqgE/AlgH family protein → MGQPEDPEDFVAPAAHRVRAGTLLLANTDLLEPTFRRSVIYVVEHNDGGTLGVVLNRPSETAVYNVLPQWAQLATKPKTMFIGGPVKRDAALCLATLRVGVDHSAVAGLRHIQGRMVMVDLDADPATIAPLVEGVRIFAGYSGWTIGQLEGEIERDDWIVLSALPSDVLVEPQVDLWARVLRRQPMPLAMLATHPIDLSRN, encoded by the coding sequence ATGGGTCAGCCAGAGGATCCGGAGGATTTCGTCGCGCCCGCGGCGCACCGCGTGCGTGCTGGCACCTTGCTGTTGGCTAACACCGATCTGCTGGAGCCGACGTTCCGCCGCAGCGTGATCTACGTCGTCGAGCACAACGACGGCGGCACGCTCGGGGTGGTGCTCAACCGGCCCAGCGAGACGGCGGTCTACAACGTGTTGCCGCAATGGGCGCAGCTGGCGACCAAGCCAAAGACGATGTTCATCGGCGGCCCGGTCAAACGCGACGCCGCGCTGTGCCTGGCCACGCTGCGGGTCGGGGTGGATCACAGTGCGGTGGCCGGGCTGCGCCACATACAGGGGCGGATGGTGATGGTGGATCTCGATGCCGATCCGGCCACGATCGCCCCGCTGGTCGAGGGGGTGCGGATCTTCGCCGGCTACTCGGGCTGGACGATCGGGCAGCTCGAGGGTGAGATCGAGCGCGACGACTGGATCGTGCTGTCGGCGCTGCCGTCGGATGTCCTGGTCGAGCCGCAGGTCGATCTGTGGGCTCGGGTGCTCCGGCGTCAGCCGATGCCGCTGGCCATGCTGGCCACCCACCCGATAGATCTGAGCCGAAACTAA
- a CDS encoding MFS transporter, whose amino-acid sequence MPNLRALAHVWRSVRALPEFRRLLELRAVSQFGDGLFNAGLAGAILFNPEREAAPWAIAGAFAVLFLPYSLLGPFAGALLDRWDRRLVLIGANTGRLALILCVAALLSAGVGDLPILLGALIVNGFTRFVSSGISATLPHLVPREQVVAMNAVSVATGAAAAFFGAFFMLVPRYLFGADDTGGAAVIFLVSAPVAIALWLSVRFPAGMLGPDASARAVHGSVAYAVATGWVHGARTVVAVPTVAATLSGLAAHRMVFGLNTLLVLVLVRHVEAASVAGLGTTALFVAAAGTGSFLATAITPAAVQRWGRYTTPNAALAFAAVVQLCGVGLQLPVMVVCGFLLGAAGQVVKLCADTAMQVDVDDALRGHVFTVQDALFWIAFIAAIAAAAAVVPADGHAPAIALAGSGIYLAGLAAHATVGRRATPRG is encoded by the coding sequence GTGCCCAACCTTCGCGCGCTGGCCCACGTGTGGCGTTCGGTACGCGCGCTGCCCGAATTCCGGCGCCTGCTGGAGCTGCGCGCGGTCAGCCAGTTCGGTGACGGCCTGTTCAACGCCGGACTGGCCGGGGCCATCCTGTTCAACCCGGAACGCGAGGCCGCGCCCTGGGCCATCGCCGGCGCCTTCGCGGTGCTGTTCCTGCCCTACTCGCTGCTCGGCCCCTTCGCCGGCGCGTTACTGGACCGCTGGGACCGGCGGTTGGTGCTCATCGGGGCCAACACCGGCCGGCTGGCTCTGATCCTCTGCGTGGCCGCGTTGCTCAGCGCCGGGGTCGGTGATCTGCCAATCCTGTTGGGCGCGTTGATCGTCAACGGGTTCACCCGCTTCGTGTCGTCGGGAATCTCGGCGACGCTGCCGCACCTGGTGCCGCGCGAGCAGGTGGTCGCGATGAACGCGGTCTCCGTGGCCACCGGTGCCGCGGCGGCGTTCTTCGGGGCGTTCTTCATGCTGGTGCCGCGCTACTTGTTCGGCGCCGACGACACCGGCGGGGCCGCGGTCATCTTCCTGGTGTCGGCACCGGTGGCGATCGCGCTGTGGCTGTCCGTCCGGTTCCCCGCAGGCATGCTCGGGCCCGACGCGAGTGCCCGCGCGGTACACGGGTCCGTGGCCTACGCGGTGGCCACCGGATGGGTGCACGGGGCTCGCACCGTGGTCGCGGTGCCCACCGTGGCCGCGACCCTGTCCGGCCTGGCCGCCCATCGCATGGTCTTCGGCCTGAACACCCTGCTGGTGCTGGTGCTGGTGCGGCACGTCGAGGCGGCCTCGGTCGCCGGCCTGGGCACCACCGCGCTGTTCGTCGCCGCCGCCGGCACCGGCTCGTTCCTCGCCACGGCGATCACGCCCGCCGCGGTGCAGCGGTGGGGCCGGTACACGACACCGAACGCGGCGCTGGCGTTCGCTGCGGTGGTGCAGCTGTGCGGCGTCGGGCTGCAACTGCCGGTGATGGTGGTGTGCGGCTTCCTGCTCGGCGCCGCGGGCCAGGTGGTCAAGCTGTGCGCCGACACCGCGATGCAGGTCGACGTCGACGACGCGCTGCGCGGCCACGTCTTCACCGTGCAGGACGCGTTGTTCTGGATCGCGTTCATCGCCGCCATCGCGGCCGCCGCCGCGGTTGTCCCGGCCGACGGCCATGCCCCGGCCATCGCGCTGGCCGGCTCGGGCATCTATCTCGCCGGTCTGGCGGCACACGCCACCGTCGGCCGCCGCGCCACCCCACGCGGTTAA
- a CDS encoding TIGR03084 family metal-binding protein: MAGAAPIVDDLRAESDALDELVADLPAQRWTTATPAAGWTIAHQIAHLLWTDRVALIAVEDEPGFTAVLGAAAEDPSGFVDVAAEELAATPPGELLADWRTTRTALHDALLTVAEGRKLPWFGPPMSAASMATARLMETWAHGLDVADALGVTRAPTARLRSIAHIGVRTRDFAFAVHGLTPPAAPFVKLSAPAGAPDDVWTWGPEDAEQRVTGSAEHFCMLVTQRRPHADLDVRAEGPDAERWLGIAQAFAGPPGTGRG; the protein is encoded by the coding sequence ATGGCCGGAGCCGCCCCGATCGTCGACGATCTACGCGCCGAGAGCGACGCCCTCGACGAGCTCGTCGCTGACCTGCCCGCGCAGCGGTGGACCACCGCCACCCCGGCCGCCGGCTGGACGATCGCCCACCAGATCGCGCACCTGCTGTGGACCGACCGGGTCGCGCTCATCGCCGTCGAGGACGAGCCCGGGTTCACCGCGGTCCTGGGTGCCGCGGCCGAGGATCCGTCCGGCTTCGTCGACGTGGCCGCCGAGGAACTGGCCGCCACACCACCCGGTGAGTTGCTCGCGGACTGGCGCACGACGCGCACGGCATTGCACGATGCGCTGCTGACCGTGGCCGAGGGCCGCAAGCTGCCGTGGTTCGGACCACCGATGAGCGCCGCGTCGATGGCCACGGCCCGGCTGATGGAGACCTGGGCGCACGGCCTCGACGTCGCCGACGCACTCGGCGTGACCCGGGCGCCGACCGCGCGCCTGCGCTCCATCGCCCACATCGGCGTGCGGACACGCGACTTCGCGTTCGCCGTGCACGGGCTCACCCCGCCGGCGGCACCGTTCGTGAAACTGAGTGCCCCGGCCGGTGCACCGGACGACGTGTGGACCTGGGGCCCTGAGGACGCCGAGCAGCGCGTCACCGGGTCGGCAGAGCACTTCTGCATGCTGGTGACCCAGCGCCGTCCGCACGCCGACCTCGACGTGCGGGCCGAGGGCCCCGACGCCGAACGGTGGCTGGGCATCGCGCAGGCATTCGCCGGACCACCCGGCACCGGTCGCGGCTGA
- a CDS encoding pullulanase, translating into MDYCLGEPDGSATMWTVDGGPEVGGIDVDREGLLDDMLLDTDDDGVADEALLDVDDDGTAELSVTDDGTGTWALSADRALRWFGLDGLEHLGTDVADLDGDGMAERLADADGDGLADRAFGAGSAWVDTDGDGRWDLRLGDTDGDGRADTVGSP; encoded by the coding sequence ATGGACTACTGCCTGGGTGAGCCGGACGGTTCGGCGACGATGTGGACGGTCGACGGAGGGCCGGAGGTCGGCGGGATCGACGTCGACCGCGAGGGTCTGCTCGACGACATGCTGCTGGACACCGACGATGACGGGGTGGCCGACGAGGCGCTGCTCGACGTCGACGACGACGGCACGGCTGAGCTGTCCGTCACCGACGACGGGACCGGCACCTGGGCGTTAAGCGCCGACCGGGCCTTGCGGTGGTTCGGTCTGGACGGGCTGGAACATCTCGGCACCGACGTCGCCGATCTGGACGGTGACGGGATGGCCGAGCGGTTGGCCGATGCCGACGGTGACGGACTGGCGGACCGGGCGTTCGGTGCAGGGTCGGCGTGGGTGGACACCGACGGTGACGGCCGCTGGGATCTGCGCCTGGGGGACACCGACGGCGACGGCCGCGCCGACACGGTCGGGTCTCCCTAG